A region from the Coffea eugenioides isolate CCC68of chromosome 9, Ceug_1.0, whole genome shotgun sequence genome encodes:
- the LOC113783135 gene encoding splicing factor 3B subunit 1-like, whose protein sequence is MDSEGSEIKRTQEERKKMEQDLASLTSVTFDTDLYSADRFEGYERSIPVNDDDDTADGPDNEIARKLNSYTAPKEFFKDAPRPGNEDDLGFKQPSRIIDREDDYRKRRLNRVISPERVDPFLDKTPGPDVRSYADVMKEEALKRQKDDVLKAIAKKKEEEAVKPVSKEKEAEKPKKRNRWDQSQDDTSSKKAKGGSDWDLPDSTPGIGSGRWDATPTPGRIGDATPSVRKNRWDETPTPGRLADSDVTPAGGVTPGATPAGMTWDATPKLAGLATPTPKRQRSRWDETPATMGSATPMSNATPAAAATPGVTPFGGADLATPTPSAINLRGAITPEQYNLLRWEKDIEDRNRPLTDEELDAMFPQEGYKILEPPASYVPIRTPARKLLATPTPIGTPLYNIPEENRGQQFDVPKEMPGGLPFMKPEDYQYFGALLNEENEEELSLEEQKERKIMKLLLKVKNGTPPQRKTALRQLTDKAREFGAGPLFNRILPLLMQPTLEDQERHLLVKVIDRVLYKLDELVRPYVHKILVVIEPLLIDEDYYARVEGREIISNLSKAAGLATMIAAMRPDIDNIDEYVRNTTARAFSVVASALGIPALLPFLKAVCQSKKSWQARHTGIKIVQQIAILIGCAVLPHLRSLVEIIEHGLNDENQKVRTITALSLAALAEAAAPYGIESFDSVLKPLWKGIRSHRGKVLAAFLKAIGFIIPLMDAIYASYYTKEVMHILIREFQSPDEEMKKIVLKVVKQCVSTEGVEPDYIRNDILPEFFRNFWVRRMALDRRNYRQLVDTTVEIANKVGVADIVGRIVEDLKDESEPYRRMVMETIEKVVANLGASDIDARLEELLIDGILYAFQEQTSDDANVMLNGFGAVVNALGQRVKPYLPQICGTIKWRLNNKSAKVRQQAADLISRIAVVMKQCGEEQLMGHLGVVLYEYLGEEYPEVLGSILGALKAIVNVIGMTKMTPPIKDLLPRLTPILKNRHEKVQENCIDLVGRIADRGAEFVPAREWMRICFELLEMLKAHKKGIRRATVNTFGYIAKAIGPQDVLATLLNNLKVQERQNRVCTTVAIAIVAETCSPFTVLPALMNEYRVPELNVQNGVLKSLSFLFEYIGEMGKDYIYAVTPLLEDALMDRDLVHRQTAASAVKHMALGVAGLGCEDALIHLMNYVWPNIFETSPHVINAVMEAIEGMRVAVGAAIVLNYCLQGLFHPARKVREVYWKIYNSLYIGAQDALVAAYPMLDDEENNVYSRPELVMFV, encoded by the coding sequence ATGGACTCAGAAGGTAGTGAGATTAAGAGAACCCAAGAGGAGAGGAAGAAGATGGAGCAAGACCTGGCTTCCCTCACGTCGGTTACGTTTGATACCGACTTGTACAGCGCTGACCGTTTCGAGGGCTATGAGAGGTCAATTCCGGTGAATGACGATGACGACACAGCGGACGGTCCTGATAACGAGATAGCTCGGAAGCTGAATTCTTATACTGCTCCAAAAGAGTTTTTCAAGGATGCTCCGAGGCCCGGGAATGAGGATGACCTCGGGTTTAAGCAGCCGAGCAGAATTATTGACCGGGAGGATGATTATAGGAAGAGGAGGTTGAACCGGGTGATATCTCCGGAGAGGGTTGACCCTTTCCTGGATAAAACCCCAGGGCCGGACGTGAGGTCGTATGCTGATGTCATGAAGGAGGAGGCTTTGAAGAGGCAGAAGGACGATGTGCTGAAAGCAATAGCGAAGAAGAAGGAGGAAGAAGCAGTTAAGCCAGTAAGCAAAGAGAAGGAAGCGGAGAAACCCAAGAAGAGAAATCGGTGGGATCAGTCGCAGGAtgacactagttcaaagaaagCTAAGGGAGGTTCTGATTGGGATTTGCCGGATTCAACTCCTGGAATTGGGAGTGGTAGGTGGGATGCCACTCCAACACCCGGGAGGATTGGGGATGCGACTCCTTCTGTGAGGAAGAATAGGTGGGATGAGACTCCAACCCCTGGGAGATTGGCTGATTCGGATGTCACCCCTGCTGGGGGAGTTACTCCTGGTGCTACCCCTGCTGGGATGACTTGGGATGCAACTCCAAAGCTGGCTGGGCTAGCGACCCCTACACCTAAAAGGCAGAGATCAAGGTGGGATGAGACTCCTGCTACTATGGGTAGTGCAACACCGATGTCCAATGCTACCCCTGCTGCGGCAGCAACCCCTGGTGTGACCCCCTTTGGAGGAGCTGATCTTGCTACGCCAACTCCAAGTGCTATTAATCTGCGGGGTGCAATTACGCCAGAGCAGTATAATTTGCTGAGGTGGGAGAAGGATATTGAGGACAGGAATCGTCCATTGACCGATGAAGAGTTGGATGCTATGTTTCCCCAGGAGGGCTACAAAATTTTGGAGCCCCCAGCTTCCTATGTCCCAATTAGAACTCCTGCTAGGAAGCTTCTTGCCACCCCAACGCCGATTGGCACACCTCTGTATAATATCCCTGAAGAAAATCGAGGTCAGCAGTTTGATGTGCCGAAAGAGATGCCTGGTGGACTGCCTTTCATGAAGCCTGAAGACTATCAATATTTTGGTGCACTCTTGAATGAAGAAAACGAAGAGGAATTGTCTCTGGAAGAGCAGAAAGAACGAAAGATAATGAAACTGCTGCTCAAGGTTAAGAATGGCACGCCACCTCAGAGGAAAACAGCTCTGCGGCAATTAACTGATAAGGCCAGAGAGTTTGGTGCTGGGCCACTGTTCAATCGGATTCTTCCGTTGCTCATGCAACCGACATTGGAGGACCAAGAAAGACATTTACTGGTGAAGGTCATTGATAGGGTGCTTTACAAATTGGATGAGTTGGTGCGTCCATATGTGCACAAAATTCTTGTGGTGATCGAGCCGTTGCTGATTGATGAGGATTATTATGCCCGTGTAGAAGGTAGGGAAATTATCTCCAATCTCAGCAAGGCTGCTGGGTTGGCAACTATGATTGCTGCAATGCGCCCTGATATTGACAATATCGATGAGTATGTAAGAAACACTACTGCAAGAGCATTCAGTGTTGTTGCCTCTGCACTTGGAATTCCTGCTTTGTTACCTTTTCTGAAGGCAGTGTGTCAGAGTAAGAAGTCTTGGCAAGCCCGTCACACAGGTATCAAAATTGTTCAGCAGATTGCTATTTTGATTGGTTGTGCTGTTCTTCCACACTTGAGGTCTCTTGTAGAAATCATAGAACATGGTCTTAATGATGAGAATCAGAAGGTTAGAACTATCACAGCTCTTTCCCTTGCTGCTCTTGCTGAGGCAGCTGCCCCATATGGTATTGAGAGCTTCGATTCAGTGTTGAAGCCTCTCTGGAAGGGTATTAGATCTCACCGAGGGAAGGTTTTGGCAGCCTTTTTGAAAGCCATCGGTTTCATCATCCCTCTCATGGATGCTATATATGCTAGTTACTATACCAAGGAAGTGATGCATATACTGATCCGTGAGTTTCAGTCGcctgatgaagaaatgaagaaaattgtTTTAAAAGTTGTGAAGCAGTGTGTGAGCACTGAAGGTGTTGAGCCAGACTACATCAGGAATGACATTCTCCCTGAGTTCTTCCGCAACTTCTGGGTGAGAAGAATGGCTTTGGACCGCAGAAATTACAGGCAACTTGTTGATACTACTGTTGAGATAGCAAACAAAGTTGGGGTTGCTGATATAGTGGGTAGGATTGTTGAAGATCTCAAGGATGAGAGTGAGCCTTATAGGAGGATGGTCATGGAGACAATTGAAAAGGTGGTTGCAAATCTGGGCGCGTCTGATATTGATGCTCGCTTAGAAGAGCTGTTGATTGATGGGATTCTCTACGCGTTCCAAGAGCAAACCAGTGATGATGCAAATGTGATGTTGAATGGTTTTGGAGCTGTTGTTAATGCTCTTGGGCAGAGAGTGAAGCCTTACCTTCCGCAAATATGTGGGACTATTAAATGGCGTTTAAATAATAAGAGTGCAAAGGTCAGACAACAAGCTGCAGATCTTATATCAAGGATTGCTGTGGTGATGAAGCAGTGTGGAGAAGAACAACTGATGGGCCATCTTGGTGTCGTTTTGTATGAGTATTTGGGGGAAGAGTACCCAGAAGTTCTGGGATCAATATTGGGTGCTCTGAAAGCTATTGTTAATGTCATTGGTATGACTAAAATGACTCCTCCAATAAAGGATTTACTTCCTCGCTTGactccaattttgaaaaatcgtcaTGAGAAAGTCCAGGAGAACTGCATTGATCTTGTTGGTCGAATTGCTGACCGTGGAGCAGAATTTGTTCCTGCCAGAGAATGGATGAGGATTTGTTTTGAGCTTCTTGAGATGCTCAAAGCCCACAAAAAGGGTATTCGTCGAGCAACAGTCAACACTTTTGGGTATATTGCAAAAGCTATTGGTCCACAAGACGTCCTTGCAACACTGTTGAATAATCTCAAAGTTCAGGAACGTCAGAACCGTGTCTGCACAACTGTCGCAATTGCTATAGTTGCTGAAACTTGTTCTCCCTTTACAGTTTTACCTGCACTGATGAATGAATATCGTGTACCTGAGCTTAATGTTCAGAATGGTGTTCTGAAGTCCTTGTCCTTCCTCTTTGAGTATATTGGTGAAATGGGTAAAGACTATATCTATGCAGTTACTCCATTGCTGGAGGATGCTCTCATGGATAGAGACTTGGTCCACCGGCAAACTGCTGCTTCAGCAGTGAAGCACATGGCTTTAGGAGTTGCTGGACTTGGGTGTGAGGATGCTTTGATTCATTTAATGAATTATGTCTGGCCAAATATTTTTGAGACATCACCACATGTTATTAATGCGGTTATGGAAGCCATTGAAGGAATGAGGGTGGCTGTTGGAGCAGCAATCGTCCTTAATTACTGTCTTCAGGGGCTATTTCATCCAGCAAGGAAGGTGAGAGAGGTGTACTGGAAAATCTACAATTCACTGTATATTGGTGCTCAGGATGCCCTTGTGGCTGCTTATCCGATGCTGGATGATGAAGAAAACAATGTATACAGTAGGCCTGAGTTGGTGATGTTTGTATGA